In the genome of Dermacentor silvarum isolate Dsil-2018 chromosome 1, BIME_Dsil_1.4, whole genome shotgun sequence, one region contains:
- the LOC119442073 gene encoding uncharacterized protein LOC119442073, which yields MLQITHDIFDPLIPGHTKAVLALDLSKAFDRVEHHAIMTALSPLNVGARTYTYIQAFLTARTAELRFGPLTYPTYSLKSIGTPQGSVLSPFLFNITLIPLARQLATVPHLKHTLYADDITLWTTHGSDGTIQDTIQAAANLTQNYAVSVGLSCSPEKSEMLCIRPKNRNSPCSPIVIELEGRPVPEVKTLRILGMLIQSDGKNTTTLRRLKQVVGAISHLIRRVSCHHRGMRERDLCRLVHAFVLSRVLYSTPYLQLSRRETDAMDALIRRAYKVALHLPINTPTDRLLQLGLHNTIGELVDAHRQAQYLRLTQTDTGRCILYSLGIRIPANDPTLRPISRPLHRELLIKPLPRNMHPDHHHKRRRARAAALHRYYGSEPDAVWVDAACTGDEAVAAVVDNTLSPIGTHTLPPDTSPEAAEEAAIALAIVNTEARYVLSDSKTAILNFARGRVHVPAFCILDSPAAPPPRHVELIWVPAHCGNPGNEAADLLARGSLNRALAASDPGFTKERAHTFNELTHASKAARQLYPPPHESLSNR from the coding sequence ATGTTGCAAATCACCCATGACATCTTCGACCCGCTCATTCCAGGCCACACCAAGGCAGTCTTGGCTTTGGATTTATCCAAAGCCTTTGATCGCGTTGAACATCACGCGATCATGACTGCACTCTCCCCACTGAATGTGGGTGCACGTACGTACACCTACATTCAGGCCTTTCTCACAGCACGCACGGCTGAGCTTCGCTTCGGCCCGCTCACCTACCCCACATACTCTCTAAAAAgcatcggcaccccgcaagggtccgtCCTCTCACCTTTCTTATTTAATATCACTCTGATCCCCCTAGCACGACAATTGGCAACCGTTCCTCACCTGAAACATACTctatacgctgacgacatcacgctatggacTACCCATGGCAGTGATGGCACCATACAGGACACTATCCAAGCAGCCGCCAATCTGACCCAAAACTATGCAGTCAGCGTAGGACTTTCTTGTTCCCCAGAGAAGTCCGAGATGCTCTGCATCCGTCCCAAGAACCGCAACTCACCCTGCTCCCCCATCGTCATCGAACTGGAAGGCAGACCGGTACCAGAGGTGAAAACTCTCCGGATATTGGGTATGCTTATCCAGAGTGACGGGAAGAACACTACTACACTCCGCAGACTCAAGCAAGTGGTGGGGGCGATCTCGCACCTCATCCGCCGGGTCTCGTGCCACCACAGGGGCATGAGGGAGCGTGACCTATGCCGCCTTGTTCACGCCTTTGTGCTCAGCCGTGTGCTCTACTCCACCCCCTACCTCCAGCTCTCTCGTCGTGAAACTGACGCCATGGATGCTCTCATTCGTAGAGCATACAAAGTCGCCCTCCACCTTCCCATAAATACACCTACCGACCGACTCTTACAACTTGGCCTCCACAACACAATCGGGGAACTTGTAGACGCACACCGCCAAGCACAATACCTTCGCCTCACACAAACCGACACTGGCCGGTGCATCCTGTATTCCCTTGGAATCCGGATACCGGCCAACGATCCGACATTACGCCCCATATCAAGACCCTTACACCGCGAACTTCTCATTAAGCCACTtccccgtaacatgcaccccgaccaccACCATAAGCGCCgcagagctcgcgctgcagccctCCACCGATATTACGGCTCGGAGCCGGACGCCGTATGGGTGGACGCAGCCTGCACGGGCGATGAAGCGGTCGCTGCGGTGGTGGATAACACTCTCTCCCCCATCGGAACACACACACTCCCCCCAGACACCTCTCCCGAAGCTGCAGAGGAAGCTGCCATTGCCCTGGCCATCGTCAACACAGAAGCCCGGTATGTTTTATCAGATTCCAAAACTGCAATCCTAAATTTCGCAcgaggccgagtccacgttcctgcTTTTTGCATACTGGACTCGCCCGCCGCGCCCCCGCCCCGTCATGTGGAGCTGATttgggtgcccgcgcactgcggGAATCCTGGAAACGAGGCCGCAGACCTCTTAGCCCGAGGTTCTTTAAACCGGGCTCTTGCGGCCTCCGATCCGGGATTCACGAAGGAGCGCGCGCACACTTTCAACGAGCTGACGCATGCCTCCAAGGCGGCGCGCCagctgtaccctccaccgcacgaaTCCCTTAGCAATCGATAA